The genomic region ttgttgttgctgcagtTGTCCTCCTTCGCCTCCACGCTCCCTCCGGCCGCTCGCGGCTCCTCCgtgccctcctctcccccctcgctGTTCTCCTCGTCCGCCGCGCTGGCGATGCGCGGGAGCGGGccgtggaggtggaggtggtggtggtggtggtgattgaGGTGGTGGCGTGCGGCGGTGGGCGCGGACGCGTCCAGCGGGTGCCCGGCGCTCTCGCCCCTCCTCAGCGGGCCCCAGCGGAGCCGCTCCAGCGAGGGCGAGAGGCGCGCGGTCGCCGCGGAGACGGAGCCGCCGGGGTCGCTGTGCTGCTTGGTGCGCTGCCACTGGGCGCGGAGGTGCAGACGGGAGCGCGAGCGCGGGTGGGGCCGGGGTCCAGGCGGGGGTCGTGACGCAGGAACTCGTTGAAGAGCGCCTCCGTGCGCTCGTCGATGCTGTAGTCACGGCGACGGAACAGCCGGGTTTCTGGGCCAGGGGGGACTTGGTGGGCGAGGGCCGGGGCTCTTTGGGAATGACGACGGGCGCCACCGAGAGCTTTTCCGTTTCCGGTTCCGCGTGGTTCTCCGTCTCCAGTTCCGTCTCGTCTGGTTCTTCCTGCAGGAGTCGCGCCTCAAAGCTCTCCTCACACACGGTGCCCTTGCGCCCCGCGCTGGTGAAGTAGCGCCGCCGCTCGGAGGCcgtcttccctcctcctcctcctcctcctcctcctcctcctccgctgccCGCTCCACCCCCGCTGCCAAACAGCCGCAGCTCCTCGGGGGCGCGGCACGGGGCGTCCATGGAGGCGTAGCCGCTGTCCATCTGCAGAAGCTTCCTGCTCCCCATCTCCCCGTCGCTACCCCCCCTCTCGGAGTCCACGctgtccccccctcctctcctcctcctctctcggcgctgttcctcctcttcatcgtcctcctcctcctcctgctcctccctgaTCTCCGTCACCAGAGGCTCGTCGTACGGAAGCTCCTCGTCGATGTCCTGCGACTGGAACATCATGGCggccgcccccgcccccgcccctgcTCCCGCCCCCACTCCCACCGCGCCCCCCGCCTTCGTGGCCCCCCCCAGCGAGGAGAGGCTGTCGGCGTCGCTGCGGGTGGAGTCGCGGTCGTTGGAGCTCAGGTCGGAGGAGGCGTACTGCTCCAGGGAGGCGCGCAGGCTCCAGATGTCCCGGTACGGGGTCGGCTCCagcgtctcccccccccccactctccagCCCCTCCGCCCTCTTACGCAGCAGCCCCCCCGGACCCCCCCAGCCTCCGGCTCCTCCGCCCACTCCACCTGTGCCTCCGCCTCCTGCTGAACCTCCCACCgcaccttcctcctcctcctcttcctcatcgtcCTCCGGCTCCTCGTCCTCCAGTCCCACGTCCAGCCCATTCTCCTCCCCCACGGGGTGTGACATCACAGCCAGGGTCACagggaggtcaggggtcaccacAAGCTCTGCACCTGAGCTGAGCTCTATCACCACCTCTACCTCtaacctacagagagagagagagagagagagaaagatagagagagagagagagagatagagagagagagaaagatagacgagagatagagaaagagaaatagagatagagagagagaaatagagagagggacagagagagagagatagatggacagagagagagggacagagagagagagagacagagagag from Clupea harengus chromosome 25, Ch_v2.0.2, whole genome shotgun sequence harbors:
- the LOC116219476 gene encoding uncharacterized protein LOC116219476; the protein is MQPREGGGDGQKPLKREKDEMMEPSTFTWTMSDESPILKSLTENSTEVPLASGGRDSYALLLVLLCVFAGGTLLLLAILLIFCHRCCPRGRRYSRASDDLEKTNTTYVEEAQPSQDITIRLEGVDGLSAAGCHGDVEAEGYLSAVATGRRVSFNEQAIYEQSKKNQEKGRRYTLTEGDFHHLKRARLTHLHIPPPALNILTIMESETSIQQPLEEGLSWSPQSSSGGLPGDALNSVLDTSFTVSLPSLPEPAHSRTMEVTGERGWIMGGQRADVDPEVTRASSGATGATGQGFTKMFFTKLRRHTSLEGASPYLRMKRWRIDKSQRAASLDMRGSPKRRAFQRQRAASETLDQEEAESRAVGGDLLRSLAPPLLPDPASRPRRLSAGSLPPPAPGRLEVEVVIELSSGAELVVTPDLPVTLAVMSHPVGEENGLDVGLEDEEPEDDEEEEEEEGAVEWAEEPEAGGVRGGCCVRGRRGWRVGGGETLEPTPYRDIWSLRASLEQYASSDLSSNDRDSTRSDADSLSSLGGATKAGGAVGVGAGAGAGAGAAAMMFQSQDIDEELPYDEPLVTEIREEQEEEEDDEEEEQRRERRRRGGGDSVDSERGGSDGEMGSRKLLQMDSGYASMDAPCRAPEELRLFGSGGGAGSGGGGGGGGGGGGKTASERRRYFTSAGRKGTVCEESFEARLLQEEPDETELETENHAEPETEKLSVAPVVIPKEPRPSPTKSPLAQKPGCSVAVTTASTSARRRSSTSSCVTTPAWTPAPPALALPSAPPRPVAAHQAAQRPRRLRLRGDRAPLALAGAAPLGPAEEGRERRAPAGRVRAHRRTPPPQSPPPPPPPPPRPAPAHRQRGGRGEQRGGRGGHGGAASGRRERGGEGGQLQQQQQQQQQRPNHKHTFPAGRGEPGGDRRSARVAGGRQDRCQPGGEAVRWPAKDTRCPGADSGRFPHNSR